The following proteins come from a genomic window of Heyndrickxia acidicola:
- a CDS encoding DHA2 family efflux MFS transporter permease subunit, producing the protein MPTLYIAGYILLVIILFVVINLALRRGRNENHKTNVSSNTSDANQRLNKADTPQRMDTSIQTQSENLPSIRDKEKETKAEPLYAEKTKEFQADKAIKDALQEAPNSASATEYVVEPAPGKDVPQKEPDLNPQHLHRGRLIGVLLFGAFIAILNQTLLNVAIPHIMNDLGVSATTVQWLSTGYMLVNGIMIPLVAFLIARFGTRNLFIASMLLFALGTVICSISTTFSMLMIGRVVQAAGAGIVMPLMMTVFMTVFPPEKRGAAMGIMGIAMIFAPAVGPTLSGWLVQYYSWRLLFDVVIPFAVLDLILAVMWMKDVTKITKPKFDYPGVILSTIGFGFLLYGFSEAGSDGWTSGTVLTSLIIGVLGIILFAWRELTAESPMLDLRVFKYDIFSLTTVINMINNAAMFGAMLLLPIYLQNIRGYTALQSGLLIMPGAIIMGIMSPISGKLFDKMGSRPLAIFGLAITAITTYQFTHLTMTTSYSHIMMLYIFRSFGMSFLMTTVMTEGMNQLPLRLASHGTAASNTARTVAGSIGTAFLVTVMTTRSDFHTNNFGNIINSSNGYLTSQLGALGQGIAQTAGLPAPSGNALALYTLYGNVVKQSTIEGINDAFFYATGITLIALILAFFVKRSKFARGK; encoded by the coding sequence ATGCCGACACTATACATCGCAGGTTATATTCTCTTAGTCATCATTTTATTTGTTGTTATTAACCTGGCACTTCGCCGGGGCAGAAATGAAAATCATAAAACCAATGTTTCAAGTAATACATCTGATGCAAATCAGAGGCTAAATAAGGCTGACACCCCTCAAAGGATGGACACCAGCATACAGACACAAAGCGAGAACCTTCCTTCAATCAGAGACAAAGAAAAAGAAACGAAAGCAGAGCCGCTTTATGCTGAAAAAACAAAGGAATTTCAGGCTGATAAAGCAATAAAAGATGCTCTTCAGGAAGCCCCAAACAGTGCCTCTGCAACAGAATATGTTGTAGAACCAGCCCCGGGGAAGGATGTGCCGCAAAAAGAACCGGATTTAAACCCTCAGCATCTCCATCGCGGAAGGCTGATTGGCGTCCTGCTTTTCGGTGCTTTTATTGCCATCCTGAATCAAACACTTTTAAACGTAGCCATTCCTCATATCATGAATGATTTGGGTGTCTCCGCTACAACGGTCCAGTGGCTTTCCACCGGATACATGCTCGTAAATGGAATTATGATTCCGCTCGTTGCCTTTCTGATCGCAAGATTTGGAACGAGGAATTTGTTTATCGCATCCATGCTCTTATTTGCTTTAGGAACGGTTATTTGTTCCATTTCAACCACCTTCTCCATGCTGATGATCGGACGGGTTGTCCAGGCAGCTGGAGCCGGTATCGTTATGCCATTGATGATGACAGTGTTTATGACGGTCTTCCCTCCTGAAAAACGCGGAGCAGCGATGGGAATCATGGGGATTGCCATGATTTTCGCCCCTGCAGTAGGCCCGACACTTTCAGGCTGGCTTGTACAGTATTATTCTTGGCGCCTGTTGTTCGACGTGGTCATTCCATTTGCTGTTCTTGACTTGATTCTTGCTGTGATGTGGATGAAGGACGTTACGAAAATTACAAAGCCGAAATTTGATTACCCTGGTGTGATCCTATCCACGATTGGCTTCGGATTCCTATTGTACGGATTCAGTGAAGCCGGAAGTGACGGCTGGACCAGCGGAACGGTCCTTACTTCCCTGATCATCGGAGTACTGGGAATTATCTTGTTTGCCTGGAGAGAGCTGACAGCAGAATCTCCAATGCTTGATTTAAGGGTATTCAAATATGATATTTTCTCCTTGACTACCGTCATTAACATGATTAACAATGCGGCGATGTTTGGAGCGATGCTTCTATTGCCGATCTATCTTCAAAATATCAGGGGCTATACCGCACTTCAATCAGGACTGTTAATAATGCCTGGTGCGATTATTATGGGGATCATGTCGCCGATTTCAGGGAAGTTGTTCGATAAAATGGGTTCTCGCCCGCTGGCGATTTTTGGTCTGGCCATTACAGCCATCACGACCTACCAATTTACACATTTAACCATGACAACATCCTATAGCCATATCATGATGTTGTACATTTTCCGAAGCTTCGGGATGTCCTTTTTGATGACAACCGTTATGACAGAAGGGATGAATCAGCTGCCGCTTCGACTTGCGAGCCATGGTACTGCTGCATCCAATACAGCCCGGACTGTTGCCGGAAGTATCGGTACCGCATTCCTGGTTACGGTTATGACAACCCGGTCTGATTTCCATACAAATAACTTTGGAAACATCATTAACAGTTCAAACGGCTATCTTACCAGCCAGCTTGGAGCACTGGGACAAGGCATTGCACAAACTGCAGGACTGCCTGCTCCATCCGGAAATGCTCTTGCACTTTATACGCTATACGGAAATGTTGTAAAGCAGTCAACCATTGAAGGAATTAACGATGCCTTCTTCTATGCTACAGGCATTACCCTTATCGCACTTATTTTAGCCTTCTTTGTAAAGAGGTCTAAATTTGCCAGGGGGAAATAG
- a CDS encoding prephenate dehydrogenase — MIGRVLVAGLGLIGGSIALSIKRNHPKAEIMGYDIQETEREKAVAMKIVSEKAESFEKAAERADLIIMAAPVEETEKLMEQLSRITLKKEVTITDTGSTKGKTMRLADHLWPKKDRFIGGHPMAGSHQMGIQNAKSDLFENARYIFTPQSNVPSGKIDELMCWLSGTNAHFLTLDPEEHDYVTGIISHFPHIIAAGLANQAKGHAKKAPLVSLLAAGGFRDTTRIASSNPYMWKEIVKQNRNNLLSLLQEWQNEMNYIQSVLMENDDEAIVQFFEQAKEYRDSLPEPIKKAVSF, encoded by the coding sequence ATGATTGGCAGAGTATTGGTAGCAGGGCTTGGGTTAATTGGAGGATCAATTGCCCTCTCTATTAAAAGGAATCATCCTAAGGCTGAGATAATGGGCTACGATATTCAAGAGACAGAGAGGGAAAAAGCAGTTGCAATGAAGATAGTTTCCGAAAAGGCAGAGTCCTTTGAAAAAGCTGCAGAGCGGGCAGATCTTATCATAATGGCAGCTCCAGTAGAAGAAACTGAAAAATTAATGGAACAATTATCCCGTATCACATTAAAAAAAGAGGTAACCATTACTGATACAGGAAGTACAAAGGGAAAAACGATGAGGCTGGCAGACCATCTGTGGCCCAAAAAGGATAGGTTTATTGGCGGGCATCCTATGGCGGGTTCGCATCAAATGGGCATCCAAAATGCAAAGTCTGACCTTTTTGAAAATGCCCGCTATATCTTCACTCCCCAGTCAAATGTTCCATCTGGAAAAATAGATGAATTAATGTGTTGGCTAAGCGGTACAAACGCTCATTTTCTAACACTGGATCCCGAGGAACATGATTATGTTACCGGTATTATTAGTCATTTTCCTCACATTATTGCTGCAGGCCTCGCAAACCAGGCGAAAGGACATGCAAAAAAGGCTCCGCTTGTCAGCCTGCTGGCGGCAGGAGGGTTCAGGGATACGACCAGAATTGCTTCCAGCAATCCGTATATGTGGAAGGAAATAGTAAAACAAAACAGGAACAATCTTCTTAGTCTTTTACAGGAATGGCAAAATGAAATGAATTATATTCAAAGCGTGCTGATGGAAAATGATGATGAGGCCATTGTCCAATTCTTTGAACAGGCAAAGGAGTATAGGGATTCGCTGCCTGAACCCATAAAAAAAGCGGTATCGTTCTAA
- the htpG gene encoding molecular chaperone HtpG, with protein sequence METKEFKAESKRLLEMMINSIYSQKEIFLRELISNASDAIDKIYYKALTDESLSFNKDSYFIKVAADKETRKLSIVDTGIGMTQEELENNLGTIAKSGSLAFKTENEAKDGHDIIGQFGVGFYSAFMVADTVTVLTKALGSETAFKWESKGADGYRIETCDKETVGTEIILKIKGNTEDEQYDEYLDEYKLKAIIKKYSDFIRYPIKMEVTESKLKEGSENEFEQIKEEQVINSMVPIWRKNKNELIVEDYENFYAEKRYGFDKPLKHIHISVDGTVRYNAILYIPEKTPFDYYTKEFEKGLELYSSGVLIMEKCSDLLPDYFSFVKGMVDSEDLSLNISREILQQDKQLKFIAKNIKNKIKRELEGLLKEDREKYETFYQSFGRQLKFGVYNDFGQDKEVLQNLIMFFSSREKKLVTLDEYVSRMPEDQKYIYYATGETNERIDKLPQTEMLAEKGYEILYFTDDIDEFAIKMLMTYKDKEFKSVSSNDLGIEEDKETTESESKENEELFSFMKEVLGDKVTKVKASKRLKSHPVCFTTEGDLSIEMEKVLNAMPNSQNIKADKVLEMNVNHEVFESLKSAFEKDKDKAKLFTNLLYSQALLIEGLPIHDPVELTNNICKVMV encoded by the coding sequence ATGGAAACAAAAGAATTTAAAGCAGAATCAAAAAGACTGTTGGAAATGATGATTAACTCTATTTATTCGCAAAAGGAAATTTTTCTAAGAGAACTGATTTCCAATGCCAGTGATGCAATTGATAAAATTTACTACAAAGCACTAACAGATGAGAGCTTAAGCTTCAACAAAGACAGTTATTTCATTAAAGTAGCAGCAGATAAAGAAACAAGGAAGCTCTCCATTGTGGATACTGGAATTGGTATGACCCAGGAAGAGCTTGAAAACAACCTTGGAACCATTGCTAAGAGCGGTTCGCTGGCTTTTAAAACAGAAAATGAAGCCAAAGACGGCCATGACATTATTGGCCAATTCGGTGTAGGATTTTATTCTGCTTTTATGGTCGCTGATACTGTAACGGTTCTAACCAAAGCGCTTGGCAGTGAAACGGCTTTTAAATGGGAATCCAAAGGAGCAGACGGCTATCGTATTGAAACGTGTGATAAAGAAACAGTTGGAACGGAAATTATACTGAAAATCAAGGGAAATACGGAAGATGAACAGTACGATGAATATCTTGATGAGTATAAATTAAAAGCCATTATTAAAAAGTACTCGGATTTTATTCGCTACCCTATTAAAATGGAAGTGACGGAAAGCAAGCTGAAGGAAGGCAGCGAAAATGAATTTGAACAAATAAAAGAAGAACAAGTGATCAACAGCATGGTCCCTATCTGGAGAAAGAACAAAAATGAATTGATAGTTGAGGACTATGAAAACTTTTACGCAGAAAAACGGTATGGTTTTGATAAGCCGTTAAAGCATATTCACATTAGTGTTGATGGAACAGTGAGATACAATGCCATTTTGTATATTCCAGAGAAAACACCGTTTGACTACTATACGAAGGAATTTGAAAAAGGACTTGAGCTTTATTCAAGCGGTGTATTAATCATGGAGAAATGCAGCGACCTTCTTCCAGACTACTTTAGTTTTGTAAAGGGTATGGTAGATTCCGAGGATTTATCCCTTAATATCTCAAGGGAAATTCTTCAGCAGGATAAGCAATTAAAATTCATCGCTAAAAATATTAAAAATAAAATTAAGAGAGAACTAGAAGGATTATTAAAAGAGGACAGAGAAAAGTATGAAACGTTCTATCAGTCCTTTGGCAGACAGCTGAAATTTGGCGTATACAATGACTTTGGACAGGATAAAGAGGTACTCCAAAATTTAATCATGTTCTTTTCCTCCCGTGAGAAAAAGCTTGTCACTCTTGATGAATATGTTTCAAGAATGCCAGAAGACCAAAAATATATCTATTATGCAACTGGAGAAACCAATGAGCGCATAGATAAACTTCCGCAAACAGAAATGCTTGCAGAAAAAGGGTATGAGATTTTATACTTTACAGATGATATTGATGAATTTGCCATTAAAATGCTCATGACTTATAAAGACAAGGAATTTAAATCGGTTTCGAGCAATGATTTGGGAATAGAAGAGGATAAGGAAACAACTGAATCCGAAAGTAAGGAAAATGAAGAGCTCTTCTCGTTTATGAAAGAGGTATTGGGTGATAAGGTTACAAAAGTGAAAGCATCAAAGCGGCTAAAATCCCATCCTGTTTGCTTTACAACAGAAGGCGATCTCTCCATAGAAATGGAGAAAGTACTGAATGCCATGCCAAACAGCCAAAATATTAAGGCGGATAAAGTGCTGGAAATGAACGTTAACCATGAAGTCTTTGAATCTTTGAAATCAGCTTTTGAAAAAGATAAGGATAAAGCCAAACTGTTTACAAATCTTCTTTACAGTCAGGCGCTTTTAATCGAAGGCTTGCCGATCCATGATCCTGTTGAGCTTACAAATAATATATGCAAGGTAATGGTCTGA
- a CDS encoding spore germination protein produces MEEVKTVKISSHLKENVDYINQLIGVGESWDILAKPFNFSNVNMMSYTTNGYFLTMNMVLILESLETSIHSFVDNYPENDFPLEKLVDYLNKNVAFVQVQSVPKMYDAVRFILSGPLIIFIEGYDQAVLIDTRIYPMRSISPPMTERLIRGPHDGFTETMLMNTSMIRRRLRDPRLRVELMQIGSRSQTDVSLMYLNDVANKEIVDNIRDLLKSIPADAVCMGEQSVTEWIGKVKWNPYPIVRYTERPDVASTALIEGQVVIVVDNSPEVIIAPITLFQHLQHPQEYHSYPLFGTYMRWIILLSVFGSTLLPGVFLLVNQYPHWVPSWMTFFQADRTDPLPLWGELLLGEIFIDILRLAVINTPPVLGSAVSILASIVFGQFASQIHLLQPEVLVYIAFVMIMEFATSSYEVAEANQLVRVGLLIFTAAGRKWGFILFIILIFILLVRTKSFGVPFLWPLIPFQWKNGLQEVILRRPMVDISGRPTVLLPKKKARKGT; encoded by the coding sequence ATGGAAGAAGTTAAGACGGTTAAAATATCGTCCCATTTAAAAGAAAATGTAGACTATATCAATCAATTAATTGGTGTAGGAGAAAGCTGGGACATACTGGCCAAACCCTTTAATTTTAGCAATGTAAATATGATGTCATATACTACAAACGGATATTTTCTAACCATGAATATGGTATTAATTCTGGAAAGTTTAGAAACAAGTATACACTCGTTTGTCGACAACTATCCAGAAAACGATTTTCCCCTTGAAAAACTGGTTGATTACTTAAACAAGAATGTTGCCTTTGTCCAGGTGCAATCTGTTCCTAAAATGTATGATGCAGTAAGATTTATTCTTTCGGGGCCGCTCATCATTTTTATTGAGGGATATGATCAAGCGGTCTTGATTGATACAAGGATCTATCCAATGCGCAGTATATCCCCTCCCATGACGGAGCGGCTTATCCGGGGGCCCCATGACGGTTTTACTGAAACGATGTTAATGAATACCTCTATGATCCGCAGGAGATTAAGAGATCCCCGGCTTCGGGTGGAACTCATGCAAATCGGTTCCCGTTCCCAAACAGATGTTAGTTTAATGTATCTCAATGATGTTGCAAATAAAGAAATTGTTGATAATATCCGTGATTTGCTAAAATCCATTCCCGCAGATGCCGTTTGTATGGGCGAACAATCGGTGACAGAATGGATTGGAAAAGTGAAATGGAATCCTTACCCCATCGTTCGATATACAGAGCGGCCGGATGTAGCATCAACCGCTCTAATTGAAGGCCAGGTCGTCATTGTTGTTGATAATAGCCCGGAAGTCATCATTGCTCCCATTACCTTATTCCAACATCTGCAGCATCCGCAGGAATATCATTCCTATCCTCTTTTTGGAACCTATATGCGCTGGATTATCTTATTATCTGTTTTTGGCAGCACCCTTTTGCCAGGTGTCTTCCTTTTAGTTAATCAGTATCCGCATTGGGTCCCATCATGGATGACATTTTTCCAGGCAGATCGCACAGATCCCTTGCCGTTATGGGGTGAATTATTGTTGGGAGAAATATTTATTGATATCCTAAGACTCGCTGTTATAAACACACCGCCTGTTTTAGGCTCAGCTGTCAGTATTCTTGCTTCTATTGTATTTGGACAGTTTGCAAGTCAAATTCATTTATTGCAGCCTGAGGTACTTGTGTATATCGCATTTGTGATGATTATGGAATTTGCCACATCTTCCTATGAAGTGGCGGAGGCAAACCAGCTGGTAAGGGTAGGACTTCTCATTTTTACAGCTGCCGGCCGGAAATGGGGATTTATCCTGTTTATTATCCTAATTTTCATCCTATTGGTAAGAACGAAATCCTTTGGTGTACCGTTTTTATGGCCGCTCATACCATTCCAATGGAAAAATGGTTTACAAGAAGTCATTCTTCGAAGGCCAATGGTCGATATTTCTGGAAGGCCAACGGTATTATTGCCTAAGAAAAAGGCAAGAAAAGGTACTTGA
- a CDS encoding DUF1697 domain-containing protein, producing the protein MKNVYIALLRGINVGGKNKIKMEELRNVFESLGLQKVKTYIQSGNVLFESYENESSLCQLLESEIAAAFGFSVSVMLRTSEEMVQIINGCPYRPDELQEGESIHVSFLSKVPSKEAADKVLAYNNDAEACQIKGREVYLFFRKSIRDSKLANQLHKLDVPSTLRNWNTASKLAGMANVIQ; encoded by the coding sequence ATGAAAAATGTATATATAGCTCTATTAAGAGGGATAAATGTAGGCGGAAAAAATAAGATTAAAATGGAAGAGTTGAGAAACGTTTTCGAATCGCTTGGCTTACAAAAGGTAAAAACCTATATTCAAAGTGGAAATGTTTTGTTTGAGTCCTATGAAAATGAATCCTCTTTATGTCAGCTTCTAGAAAGTGAGATTGCCGCTGCTTTCGGATTTTCCGTAAGTGTCATGCTGAGAACATCTGAGGAGATGGTTCAGATAATAAATGGCTGTCCTTATCGACCGGATGAGCTGCAGGAGGGGGAATCTATTCATGTCAGTTTTCTAAGCAAGGTTCCTTCAAAAGAAGCAGCTGACAAGGTGCTGGCGTATAATAATGATGCAGAAGCCTGCCAAATCAAGGGCAGGGAGGTTTATTTATTCTTTCGTAAAAGCATACGTGATTCAAAGCTGGCAAACCAGCTTCATAAACTGGATGTCCCCAGCACCCTAAGGAATTGGAATACCGCCAGCAAATTAGCGGGGATGGCTAACGTAATCCAATAA
- the aroA gene encoding 3-phosphoshikimate 1-carboxyvinyltransferase, with translation MEQQIIQSKRLKGTIRVPGDKSISHRAIMMGAMAEGVTTVDGFLPGEDCLSTISCFQQMGVDIKQEGSRVVIHGKGLKGFKEPAAVLDVGNSGTTIRLMSGILAGLPGHFCIQGDASIAKRPMNRVMKPLMQMGATVDGRENGSFTPISIRGGALHSIDFLSPIASAQVKSAILLAGLQADGRTSVTEPERSRDHTERMLQTFGVDIEIEGKKVSLLGKQRLKAASIKVPGDISSAAFFMVASMLVPDSCITIQSVGMNPTRTGIIDVLEQMGARLSLQNQRMQNFEPEADIEVHAAPLKGVVIGGSLIPRLIDELPIIALAATQAEGTTIIKDAAELKVKETNRIDTVAGELTKMGANIETTSDGMIIHGKTPLKGARVNSHGDHRIGMMLAIASCIAEGETVIENKEAVKVSFPEFFESLQMLQENE, from the coding sequence ATGGAACAACAAATAATTCAGTCAAAAAGACTAAAAGGAACGATTAGGGTTCCGGGGGATAAGTCCATTTCTCACCGGGCAATAATGATGGGTGCCATGGCAGAAGGAGTCACAACAGTTGACGGTTTCTTGCCGGGAGAGGACTGTTTAAGTACCATTTCTTGTTTTCAACAAATGGGAGTAGATATCAAACAAGAAGGAAGCCGGGTCGTGATACATGGAAAAGGATTGAAGGGGTTTAAAGAGCCAGCAGCGGTCCTGGATGTTGGAAATTCCGGTACAACCATACGGCTGATGTCAGGAATTCTGGCAGGACTGCCCGGCCACTTTTGCATTCAGGGAGATGCCTCCATTGCCAAAAGGCCAATGAATAGAGTGATGAAACCTTTAATGCAAATGGGTGCCACAGTAGATGGCCGGGAAAATGGATCCTTTACACCTATTTCAATTAGAGGAGGAGCCCTTCATTCTATCGATTTTCTTTCTCCCATAGCCAGTGCCCAAGTAAAGTCGGCCATATTACTGGCAGGGTTGCAAGCAGATGGGAGGACGTCTGTAACAGAACCGGAACGATCACGCGACCATACGGAAAGAATGCTACAAACATTTGGAGTGGATATAGAGATAGAAGGAAAAAAAGTTTCACTGCTTGGGAAGCAGCGATTAAAAGCGGCTTCTATTAAAGTACCAGGCGATATTTCATCAGCTGCGTTTTTCATGGTGGCTTCAATGCTTGTTCCGGATAGCTGCATAACTATTCAGAGTGTCGGAATGAATCCTACCAGGACAGGAATTATCGATGTGCTCGAGCAAATGGGAGCAAGGCTCTCCTTACAAAATCAAAGAATGCAAAATTTTGAGCCTGAAGCTGATATAGAGGTTCATGCAGCACCACTTAAAGGTGTGGTAATAGGAGGCAGCCTGATTCCCCGGCTAATTGATGAACTGCCGATCATTGCCTTAGCTGCAACGCAAGCTGAAGGAACAACCATTATAAAAGACGCGGCAGAATTAAAGGTCAAAGAAACAAACCGTATTGATACTGTGGCGGGCGAATTGACTAAAATGGGTGCAAACATTGAGACAACCAGCGATGGAATGATCATTCATGGAAAAACGCCTTTGAAGGGTGCCAGGGTAAACAGCCATGGAGATCACAGAATTGGCATGATGCTGGCCATTGCCAGCTGCATTGCAGAAGGGGAAACCGTGATAGAAAACAAGGAAGCTGTTAAAGTATCGTTCCCTGAATTTTTTGAAAGTCTCCAAATGCTGCAGGAGAATGAATAA
- a CDS encoding MarR family winged helix-turn-helix transcriptional regulator, whose translation MNALNNEVFDSFYAINKAIFRLVKSDADRIGVTVVQLKVLHHISTCPNIGLGELAEHLRLTNSTVSGVIDRLVHNGLIDRVTSPQDRRAISLQLTERGKKKLDELIQSSVFVEKINKIMQLPKEDTQRLLQMHKTILEVLMIKED comes from the coding sequence ATGAATGCATTGAACAATGAAGTTTTTGATTCATTTTATGCAATCAATAAAGCAATCTTCAGGCTTGTTAAATCAGATGCAGACCGAATCGGCGTCACCGTAGTTCAACTAAAGGTATTGCACCATATTTCAACTTGTCCCAATATCGGGCTGGGCGAATTAGCAGAACATTTACGTTTGACTAATAGCACAGTGAGCGGCGTGATTGACAGGCTGGTACATAATGGCCTGATTGATCGTGTGACATCTCCTCAGGATAGGAGAGCAATATCCTTACAGTTGACAGAAAGGGGCAAAAAGAAGCTAGACGAACTGATTCAATCATCTGTTTTTGTTGAAAAAATCAACAAAATTATGCAGCTGCCAAAAGAAGATACTCAACGATTATTGCAAATGCATAAAACCATCTTAGAAGTACTTATGATTAAGGAGGACTAA
- a CDS encoding APC family permease, with translation MHTKGEWIKLENITLKRSLGLWAIVGLGLGYMTPTIVFDTFGIVSKGTNGVVPLAYITALAVMLFTAISYGKMVQVFPNAGSAYTYTKETMNPHIGFLVGWAALLDYILLPMVNALIIRIYMVSVFPSVPSWIWVLIYVAVVTGFNVWSMGKTSNLNTFLVAFELVLIAVFIVLAFVQFSHGMGQGTILTTQPIFHSNVHLGPVLTGATVVCFSFIGFDAVTMYAEEAIDQKTMPKAIMLTVLIGGAIFFVAGYFAQALFPNVSHFKNTDDTLPEIGLYVGGAIFKLIFLSGAFAATVASGLASHSSVSRLLYVMGRNGVLPKKLFGYVHPKFRTPAFNVILVGAISLLAIAPSLELVSSVINFGALVAFTFVNLSVVAYFVFRQKRYKTAKDVFAYIIMPIIGAGSTGILWSNLHADALIGGLVWAGIGFLYMLFQTKFFKLKIVDLEFEEADSTSAL, from the coding sequence ATGCACACTAAAGGAGAGTGGATCAAATTGGAGAATATTACCCTTAAGCGTTCACTTGGATTATGGGCAATTGTCGGTCTTGGATTAGGTTATATGACTCCTACGATTGTGTTTGATACATTTGGAATCGTTTCCAAAGGAACAAATGGTGTTGTACCGCTTGCGTACATAACCGCTTTGGCAGTCATGTTGTTTACTGCGATTAGTTATGGGAAAATGGTGCAAGTATTTCCAAACGCTGGATCGGCGTATACGTATACAAAAGAGACAATGAATCCGCATATTGGATTCCTTGTGGGCTGGGCAGCGTTACTTGACTATATCCTTCTTCCTATGGTGAATGCATTGATTATTCGCATTTACATGGTATCTGTATTTCCTTCTGTCCCATCATGGATTTGGGTGTTGATTTATGTCGCTGTTGTGACTGGTTTTAATGTATGGAGTATGGGGAAAACATCAAATTTAAATACATTTCTGGTAGCTTTTGAACTTGTATTAATTGCTGTCTTCATTGTCCTTGCTTTTGTACAGTTCTCTCATGGGATGGGACAAGGTACCATATTAACAACGCAGCCCATTTTTCATTCCAATGTACATCTCGGACCTGTTTTAACCGGTGCAACAGTGGTTTGTTTCTCTTTCATTGGATTTGATGCTGTAACCATGTACGCAGAGGAAGCAATTGATCAAAAGACAATGCCTAAAGCCATCATGCTGACGGTTCTGATCGGCGGGGCCATTTTTTTCGTTGCCGGCTATTTTGCACAGGCGCTTTTTCCGAATGTGTCTCATTTTAAGAATACCGATGACACGCTCCCTGAAATTGGCCTGTATGTGGGCGGAGCTATCTTTAAACTGATATTTCTTTCAGGTGCATTTGCCGCAACAGTTGCTTCCGGACTTGCATCTCATTCAAGTGTATCCCGCCTTTTATACGTAATGGGCCGAAATGGTGTACTTCCAAAGAAGCTGTTCGGGTATGTTCATCCCAAGTTCCGGACACCGGCATTTAATGTCATACTGGTCGGTGCCATTTCACTGCTTGCTATAGCTCCCAGTCTGGAATTAGTTTCTTCTGTTATTAACTTTGGGGCATTAGTTGCTTTTACCTTCGTAAATTTATCCGTCGTAGCCTATTTTGTGTTCCGCCAAAAAAGATATAAAACGGCAAAAGATGTATTCGCATATATAATCATGCCTATAATTGGGGCAGGGTCAACGGGAATCCTATGGTCTAATTTACATGCTGATGCACTTATAGGCGGCCTTGTTTGGGCGGGTATTGGATTTCTTTATATGCTTTTCCAAACTAAGTTCTTTAAACTTAAAATTGTTGATTTAGAATTTGAAGAGGCGGATAGTACATCTGCACTGTAA
- a CDS encoding efflux RND transporter periplasmic adaptor subunit produces MSARRMILINVILLVILVGGGFTGYYFYNKSVNYLSTDNAMVSGQQVAIASPGTGTLTDWNAKVGDKFNKGEKLGTVQVMGPDGKPANMNINAPADGTIVQNNGVENSIAAAGSPLAITYDLDKLWVTANIKETDINDVKAGQDVDVYVDAFPNANITGKVDSIGEATAGSFSLIPTNNNTSGNYTKETQVIPVKITLDSYGVNLVPGMNVTVRIHK; encoded by the coding sequence ATGAGTGCAAGGCGAATGATTCTTATTAACGTAATACTGCTTGTTATCTTGGTAGGAGGAGGATTTACAGGATATTATTTTTATAATAAATCTGTAAACTACCTGTCTACTGATAATGCCATGGTATCAGGCCAGCAAGTAGCGATTGCTTCTCCTGGAACTGGAACATTAACCGATTGGAATGCAAAAGTTGGAGACAAATTTAACAAAGGCGAAAAACTCGGCACTGTACAAGTTATGGGCCCGGATGGAAAGCCTGCTAATATGAACATCAACGCTCCAGCTGACGGAACCATCGTCCAAAATAATGGCGTAGAAAATTCAATTGCCGCTGCAGGTTCACCACTTGCAATTACTTATGATCTTGATAAACTTTGGGTTACAGCCAATATTAAAGAAACCGATATTAATGATGTAAAGGCCGGCCAGGATGTAGATGTTTACGTGGATGCTTTCCCAAATGCGAACATTACAGGTAAAGTAGATTCGATTGGGGAAGCAACAGCTGGATCCTTTTCACTCATTCCGACCAATAACAACACTTCTGGAAACTACACGAAAGAAACGCAGGTTATTCCGGTGAAAATTACCTTGGATAGCTATGGAGTGAACCTCGTACCCGGCATGAACGTAACTGTGCGAATTCATAAGTAG